The genomic stretch GCTGTCAACCCCTGACCAGGAGAGCCCCACCTGGCTTCAGAAAGAGCTGAGGGGGCGCTTGGGCTTGTTTTCAAACCCTACTGCTACATTTACATCAGTTATCAACATGtttatcattaaaataaagacaGAGGTTCTGCAGTTGCAATATAAATAGCATTTACAAGATCaggtatttttttctctctcattcgGAAAGGGAATAATGATTCGTTATTTTCACAGCATGTAGGGAAGTTCAAGGGCACTGTGCTGTTCAGAGgaaaatgaatatattaaaacactgTAGCAAATCCATGTCAGAGAAAGAGATAAGAGGCCACAAGCAGCATACGAGAGGGTGCATCTGGGAGTTCGGCCCATTCGTTTGCACATGCAATAGACAACGGACAAATTGGTCACATAGGGGTGTACTTCTGTGTTCTCTGTAAAGTGCTGCGTTGGTGTCGTTTTCACTCCAGCACCACAGACTTGTGCTCTGTAGCCTGCGGGGTACTGCAGTGGTCCTTCCACATCCTCCTGCTGTCTGTTTGGACCGTGGAGGCCAGTCTTATCCATGCACCTGATGTTATTTTACTTTATGTTTTTTACCACTAAGGGAGGGACAATGTACTATTTCAGTGAACAGACATTTGGTCACATTAATGACTCTACAATGACAAACGAAACTGAAGAGGTGTTAATGTCAAGGAAATAAATTGCGTAGTTGAGACGTTTATTTATATAGATCTCGGCATGTTGTGTGTTGTCTTCATGTCTCCCGGACTGCTCTTGGGGGTTGTAAAGGTGTCAGGTTGGACTGGATTTGTTTCGAAGTGTGAAAGTTAActagtgtttttaaattaaatatatatatatatatatatatatatatgtgtgtgtgtggtaataACTCACGACACCGAATAAACCGAGTCTTGGCCCTTAAGTTTTCCAGTCAGTCGTTCAGCTGTTTCACTGCTGCTTCCTACTCAATGACTGTAATCAGTTTAAAGAGGGACTGGAGGCTGCTATTTTTAGTCCTGTGCTACATTTCATTTGCACTTAAACAAagagaaatgtcctttaaaatTACAAAGTATACCAGGACATTTTGCACCCAAAACCTGGTGATCTccaaaaaaacaatattgaagaaataaacaaaagagaAAGTGGGAACATTCTGTATAGTATCTACATTTTAACATCAAAGTACTGTCTGATAGCTAGGGGTTCTGTGCACAAATGGAAGACACAAGTATATGTTCCATTATATACGAGCCTGTTGTATTCAGATCTTTATCTGTACCCGCTTTGGGATCAGATGCCCCGTGCCAACAGCCGGCTGTCTCTCTGCCTTTGGTAATATAGTTTATTGTCATGATTATAATCTGCTCAGTTTCAAAGCCTTCGCTTTCGAGTtgcctttgttttaaaatagaaGTATTGATTGCCTTCTTGTCTTTGTATTTCATTACCAGGAAAAGGTTCGTAAGTGCAACTGCAAAGGAAAGTTTCCTATAAATCCGTCCCCTGGGGACCTGGGTCTTCCAGAAGAGAGTGCCTCCTGCATGGAGGCTTAAATATAATGATCTACTCATCCCACGGAGAACACCTAGTAAAATGAGTTTATGGACGTAATGGTAGCTATCATTTGAGATCCGTTTGCTGCTCTGTGAATGCTGTTGCCATCCTACATATCCCACTATTGCCATATTTAGTAAGCCATCCAACGGTGATGTGCGATCGACTGCTTCATCAACCAGCCAAGCAGTCTGGAGATTTCTTAAACTAGATCTATTTGTTTTAGTTGGGTTTTATTGTTGATAGTAGTAATCACAGGCTAAATGCTTGCACCTGGAATTGTTATAAGGTTTTAATGTGATCGATCTCATTCTGCAGATATTACCCTTCTTCAAAGAAAGTGCTCTCTCCCATGGTGTACAACCATCAAGGCATCCATTTTCATCTCACTGTGGGCCGTAAACCTTTCATTGGGGTCACTGCTTTCCTCGAGACGTTGCAGTTCCCAGATCCATTTCCCCAGTGCTACACTAGTGTTTGTTCACAAGGAGTGTTATAGAGAACTGGAGGTAAAATCAACTGAATGAGATTCCAGTGTTGGCAGACGCAGCCATGAGTTTAACTGATAGGGGCGTGCAGCCGACTCCCGACCTCAGAGCGCTAAACTGTGATAAATAACAGTCTGTGACAAATGGTCTTGTCTGAAAATCCTTCGCAGCTGTTCTGCTTTTCCTTCAGTAGGTGCGAGCGCATCTGCTCCCCCTTGATATATTGCCAGTAAGAATCTCGGCAGGGAAGCTTTTAAACAGACCTCGATTGTGGAATTTGAGAAGTGAGACCGGCAGAGGTATTTCTTGGGATCGGCAAGGAGCATTCAAAGGCATTATCACTGCCAATGAAAAACCACTTTGAGGCCTGCGTGTTCTTCTTTTGTAGGCAAGAGtgactgttttttttctctggaAATGTTGAATGTTTAAAGAGATGTCTAAGAGACTAGGATTTGTGACATCTTTTACACTGTGTTGCCAACTTCAATCTATTTGTTTTGAGTCTTGCATTCTGCTTGCTGTACTATCCTGTTCTTAACTGGAAAGAGACATTGAAACTAAACGCACAAACATAGCCGGCATTCTTTGTCTTACATCTTTCTCTCTCGCCCAGTCCAATCAATGCCGCCTCAATCATTCATATGCAATTGATCAGGTCTGGTCTTGCTGATAGTCCACAGCACACCTATGTATCACCGCTTGTCAGAGTATCTAGAATATATTTTCACTCCTTTTAAATCGGTGAGTGAGCGCTGTGTTCACTGTAAGGAGCCACACATTGTAGACACTGTCTCTTCACAATGATCGCAGAGTGTTGTGGCGTTACTTGTGTTCGAACATTTGGTACCAGCACCCTTGCCATAAGTTTATCTTCAGCTCCAAATCTTATATATTGGTAATAATATGGAGAAACAAGTGACGGATACGGATGAGACCCTGAACGGCCCCTGTGTGTCCTGCTGTGCCGTGAGCTCACCGCCCcggtgtctctctttctctctgcaggCAAAGGAGATCCTGACAAAGGAGTCCAATGTGCAGGAGGTGCGCTGTCCCGTCACGGTGTGCGGAGATGTGCACGGCCAGTTCCACGACCTCATGGAGCTCTTCAGAATCGGGGGCAAGTCGCCCGACACCAACTACCTATTCATGGGAGACTACGTGGACAGAGGGTACTACTCTGTGGAGACGGTCTCGCTGCTCGTTGCcctgaaggtgagtctctttgAATTAGTGCATCTCATTGTTGTTtgactgttttatatatatacacactcatacTCTGTcgtctttcttttattttggaTTTTGAAAGCTCTGTGGTTTCTGTTAGTcgtttttattgcttttataaAAAGCCGTAGCAGGTGTAACGACCCGTCCCGTGTGTTCATATTCGTATGCCTTAAGACCAGGCCGTGTCTGTCCTTGTGTCCCCCCCACAGGTCCGTTACCCAGAGCGCATCACGATATTGAGAGGGAACCACGAGAGCAGACAGATCACTCAGGTGTACGGCTTCTACGACGAGTGCCTGAGGAAGTACGGCAACGCCAACGTGTGGAAGTACTTCACTGATCTCTTCGACTACCTTCCCCTGACTGCTCTGGTGGACGGGCAGGtgagtcggggggggggggggggggaaggtgTGGATGAGCCAGCGTGTGGGGGGTTGGTCTGGGTAACAGGAGCCACAGGCCGTGAGAATcgcagagagagaagagaaataGTGGTTCttttgtttaacttttttaGTTCGCCCACTAAATAGGTTAATTATATAGAACTATAAAGCCTAGATGGATCGCAATACTGTGAAACAACCCCCCACCCAGCTCAGTCTATTTTGGTGATCTACaatgtctttttattattataggtTGTTTTTTGTCCATTCTTTTTAGTTCTATCTTTTGTCTTGGAGTAGATCGTGTAAAAGTCTCTGAAACTGCTTTCGTATTTAGATTGTGGTTTCAGAGCTAGACCGAGTCAGTTACAGCCCTAACTGAGACAAAGAAACAACGTTTTCTTACGTTAATTTATTGGGACTAATTGAAAGATATTGCCAAAAAGGCCGCAGGGGAGGTAATGTCTGCCGCCTGGTAAAGTAAAAGCAGTTCATTAGCAGGAAGAGTTGTATTCCTGTGACTCAAAGTCGGTGATGAGAAACGTGCTACGTGTGTTAGCGCTCAGTGCTTTGTGGACGTTGTGTTTTGCTGATGCCTTTTCCCTTTcgatctctctttctctctctctctccctccctgtgtgGCTCAGATATTCTGTCTGCACGGAGGCCTTTCCCCCTCGATAGACACACTGGATCACATCCGCGCTCTGGACCGCCTGCAGGAGGTTCCCCACGAGGTGAGACTCGAATAATATCTTGTTCGGTTAATAAGTGCCTGACCGTGTCAAACGCAAAGCTCAGGTGCTGTGAGTCCCTGTGCTCTTGGTGGCGTGTGACGCTGTTGTGTTGCGTTGCAGGGCCCCATGTGCGACCTGCTGTGGTCAGACCCAGACGACCGTGGGGGCTGGGGCATCTCCCCCCGAGGGGCCGGCTACACCTTCGGACAGGACATCTCGGAGACCTTCAATCACGCCAACGGCCTCACCCTGGTGTCCCGTGCCCATCAGCTCGTCATGGAGGTATGGAGCCTGGGGATGTCACCTGTGGTGGGGTGAGGGGGGACTGTTCCATCAGCCTCAGTCGCTGCTCTGTGGCACGAGTGTGAGAGGACACAACCAGgccccagacattttcactgGCTGGCATGTATTCTCTACATTAGAACatcagaaagtgtccaatcgagaggaggccattcgccccgtcgtgctcgtttggtgtccattaataactaagtgatcaaggatcctatccagtctgtttttgaatgttcccaaattgtctcttcagccacatcgctggggagtttgttcagattgtgactctctgtgtgaagaagtgtctcctgttttctgtcttgaatgccttgaagcccaatttccatttgtgtccccgggtgcgtgtgtccctgctgatctggaaaagctcctctgagcTACGTTTCAGAAGAATTATTagttatgatgatgatttttgTGTTGGACTTGACCCTGGTCACTGCACTGGGGTGGGTGTGCCGGGGCTCCTGGTGCTGACCGGGCAAGTAATAGTAAGAGGGAACTGCTGACAGGAGCTGCACTACGGGAGGATTCGGCTTTAAAACGCATAACTAATTCAGCCGCGCTCGGCCTGGTGCTCTGGGCTTATTTATAGACTCTTGTCTCCACGACTTGGTCCTCCTGGAGCGAGACGCCGGGCACGGCTCTGACAGGCTGCTCTGGTGAGAGGGAGGTGCTTGGATCAGGCTTCACAAGACGGATGGCACGCAGACGCTCGCTGCTGCCTGCCGCCTGGCATCCGTACACACCTGCCACCCTGCCCAGAAAGCAGCCACTAGGGCTGTCCTCACCTCCATACTTAAAGACCGAGTGACTGGCTCTCCTGGCACTGAACACGTGTCCCCTTTCCCCGCGAGACGCTGGCTGCCGACGTCATTTCCAGCAATAAagcaaatgaaacaaaatgtatcttGACGACTTCATCCAGGAAGATCAAAGGATATGAAATCTGCACACTGCTTTTCAAATCGCAATCCTGCCGGTTTATTTTTGCCATCTGAGTTTAAACATCATCTTCTTACTCAGGTTTGTTCATTTAGATTtctgtaaatataaatgagGTTCATGTTTGTGTCTTCATTAGACTTGGCAAGCCTTCGCCCGGTCCGTTTCTCCTCAGTGCCTGATCCCCCACAGACAAAGAATCCTTGTACTTTATTAAATTGGGCTGGTGTGGCAATCGGGGAGCCGACGGCGCTCTGCAGAGACGCACCAGGCTTGTGAAGACATGATCCCGTATCCTTGTTCTGGGAGGTGGCAGCTGTGCGGATGAATATGGCAGCGTGCGTCTGTGCATCCGAGCTCCTCTCTTTAGAACAAGCACGGCTACAGCTACGCGTCGGCACCTAACGAGCAATTATTACAGTTTTCCCTGCTTTAATCGCTTGTAGAGCCACAATTGGCAGCGGAGCTCCGGCGCGGATTGATAAAGGGCCGTCTCTCTCACCGCTGTGGCAGGTGAGGGCAtctgctgcagagagagagctCCTGTGGGCTTTACTGTACTGGCCTCATTTTGTAAGCAATAGAAGGGTTATTTATCCTGGCGTGGGGGGCGAGAGAGCCGTCTTAAAAGTACAATATCTCCCTTTGAGTCGACCATCAGGCGTGTAAAAATAGCACTGTTTGGTTAGTAAACAAGGATTTGACTGGGAAAGAACAGATCTTGTGACttcacattaattatttaaGTTGTACTCTGCAATCAGCTTCcagttctgttctgttttccATCTCCATTTGGTTTACCTAATTACGGGCTGCGCTGGGAGAGCCGGCGTCTTCGTCCTGACTGGTCGGATTGCAAAACTCTTGTGTATGGGTTCAGTTCAGTCTCGGTCCCATACCACCCATGGTGGTGTTTTTGTATCAAAGACCTCTGACCTATAAGAGATTCTTGGTGTTCAGCACATCAACTAGGTCACAGTGACACTGACAGATGAAAACGGTTGCTAGACTAGAGctgtggttcccaaccctgctgtttttgttccaaacgagctctcaattacttaattgaacccttaattgaagtaacaatctgcttagatttgaatctttaaatttgtgtaactgataaaaagttggttctttatacaattctatacttaaaacCCTacggtttaaaataatgaaaaggctctgatttaggaagttagttcaattaactgattgagagctcggttggaacaaaaaccaaaagAGTAGGgtctcctccaggaccagggttgagaaccactggtctagtCTCACTCTCCAGCTGTGGTCCTTGATTTTTGAGCAGGTGACTGGTTCAGTAATTGATTTaacttctccctctctctctccagggataTAACTGGTGTCACGACCGGAATGTAGTGACCATTTTCAGTGCTCCGAACTACTGCTACCGCTGTGGCAACCAGGCGGCCATCATGGAGCTGGATGATACTCTTAAATACTCCTTGTAAGTAAAGGGTTCTCTtgcttttttttgctttttgtccCAAACAGCAGTACTTGAGCGTGGCTTTACTGTAGACACAGATGAGGAAATGGTTTACTTGAGTCAGACACTCGTGTGATATAAATGCCGCAGTGCCGTGGCGCCGGGGTGAGCGGGACCCTCTGGAGTGCCGGCGCACGCTGACCTTCACTGCTCACTCAGATATGTTAATCTCTGCAGGATATTCTTTTCGTTTGTAGCAAAACTGGAATGCGTGAGAGCAGCCTCTCACAGGGGGCACAATCCTCCCACTGAACACCGCCGGTCTTGCCCAGCTGTGATTTTTCACCGCCTGGTTAGGTCTGAAAGGATGGAGAGTTACAGGCTGTCTGAGAATCGCTTTGAGGTTGAGTGAAGAAAATGATCAAACTTGAGCATTACTGGCAACATTACAAACTACTGCTGTTGCCCATCTTAACAGTTCAGTTTCAGAATTTCACTCAGTGTGTGTGGTCTGcccaggctggtggtggtgaccCTGTCGTGTGTTTGTTCCTCCCGCAGCCTCCAGTTCGACCCAGCGCCTCGCCGCGGAGAGCCCCACGTGACGCGCCGCACCCCCGACTACTTCCTATAAAGCGTCACGCCCCGCCCACCGCCACACGCCCGCCCGGTGTGGCGAGAACGACCCGCAAAACGACAACAAACGCAAACCGACGAAACCTTgattttaaaaaaagagagaagaaaaaaaatcaaaaatccGACCCGTGGGAtctgttacaacatgaaagcaCCAACATGGACCAAAATGTgccataaacaaacaaacgataCGCATTTAGTACACACACGCAAGTCGCCCAGTGTATCAGTACCGCAGCGCCACATCCCATCTAGCGTTCAGCCCGACAGTCGAGGTTGCCTGCTGTTTACTATTGGTAGTGATGTTATTCTGTTCCTGGActgtataataattaaaatactaaGGAGTTAATGTGACAACTTGCTTTATCAACTTCACTGGACAACTGTACATTTTGAGTTGTAGCAACGCCAGGCATGTTAATTAGGCTGTTATTTTCTAAGGACAAATGCACAAGCTTCTGCTCGTCCTCCTTGCCCCCCCACCATTATTTTTAAGGATGAACACTTCAGTGGAGGGAGGGAATCCTCTGCTTTGGAATTGCTTTCGTATAGAAGGACCCTacccccccttcccctcctccttCCCATTTTACTGTCTGAACTTACTGTTTTGTGTTGACTGTACctttttttctgtatatttGTCATTAAGTGATTGCATCTTCTTTGGTGTATTTGAACAAATAAAGTACTTTTGATCGTAAACGACACAACTGCCCGGGCTGCTGTGAGCGCGCTTTTGTTTTGACAGATGGCGATGTGTTTAAGGCAGATCCAGAGAACGATTTGCTTCATGGGCTTTTATTGTGGGTTGGTTTTCCCGACCTGCAGAGAGTTGTCAACACAGGGAGTTTGCCAATCGGATTCACAGGCCAAACCACGGGAGACTCGAGTGCCGTGTCTGGGAAGCTGCGGTGACTGCGGCTGGCAACCGTTAACCG from Amia ocellicauda isolate fAmiCal2 chromosome 8, fAmiCal2.hap1, whole genome shotgun sequence encodes the following:
- the ppp2cb gene encoding serine/threonine-protein phosphatase 2A catalytic subunit beta isoform, which produces MDDKAFTKELDQWVEQLNECKQLTENQVRTLCEKAKEILTKESNVQEVRCPVTVCGDVHGQFHDLMELFRIGGKSPDTNYLFMGDYVDRGYYSVETVSLLVALKVRYPERITILRGNHESRQITQVYGFYDECLRKYGNANVWKYFTDLFDYLPLTALVDGQIFCLHGGLSPSIDTLDHIRALDRLQEVPHEGPMCDLLWSDPDDRGGWGISPRGAGYTFGQDISETFNHANGLTLVSRAHQLVMEGYNWCHDRNVVTIFSAPNYCYRCGNQAAIMELDDTLKYSFLQFDPAPRRGEPHVTRRTPDYFL